In a genomic window of Brettanomyces nanus chromosome 1, complete sequence:
- the ACS1_2 gene encoding acetyl-CoA synthetase, translating to MTASKHLENEHLLDEEFVPVPQGFFDRHPSEPWLSSFDEYKSMYRESIEEPSKFFGKMAKENLSWFKEFTVAKYPEAPLFKENGGEPSQWFIDGTLNASFNCIDRWAAKDPNKTAIIYEADEPDEGRKVTYGELLKDVCKLAQVLIGLGVKKGDTVAVYLPMIPEVVVTLMAINRIGAIHSVVFAGFSSVSLRDRIIDADSRIVITTDESKRGGKTIQTKKIVDDALTGCPDVEHVLVYKRTGNNQIPWTFGRDLWWHEELAKYKNYYPATPMNSEDTLFLLYTSGSTGKPKGVQHTTAGYLLGAMLTTKYVFDVHPEDTIFTAGDVGWITGHTYSVYGPLLNGATTVIFEGTPAYPSFSRYWEIVDKYHVNQFYAAPTALRLLKKAGEQHIKDFKMDSLRVLGSVGEPIAEDIWNWYNKYVGRGQAHICDTYFSTESGSHMIVPLAGITPMKPGSATLPFFGFQPAIVDPFTGEELKDNEVEGVLCMKTSWPSMVRTIWKDYNRFLDTYLRPYHGFYFTGDGAARDKDGYYWILGRVDDVVNVSGHRLSTAEIEAALLKHPLVSENAVVGYPNELTGSSIAAYVSLKTIPEDINSIKKELIMTVRREIGPFAAPKLVLLVDDLPKTRSGKIMRRILRKILAGEEDQLGDISTLSNPGVVEQLIHLVHST from the coding sequence ATGACTGCTTCCAAACATCTCGAAAACGAACATTTATTAGACGAAGAATTCGTCCCTGTTCCTCAGGGTTTCTTTGACAGACATCCATCCGAACCATGGTTGTCCTCTTTTGACGAGTACAAATCCATGTATAGGGAGTCAATTGAGGAACCATCCAAATTTTTTGGCAAGATGGCCAAAGAGAATTTGTCCTGGTTCAAGGAGTTTACTGTGGCTAAATATCCCGAGGCTCCGTTATTCAAAGAGAACGGAGGTGAACCATCTCAATGGTTTATTGATGGCACATTGAACGCTTCATTCAACTGCATCGATCGTTGGGCTGCAAAAGACCCTAACAAAACGGCAATAATCTACGAGGCTGACGAACCTGATGAAGGTAGAAAAGTCACCTACGGAGAACTACTTAAGGACGTTTGTAAGTTGGCCCAAGTTCTAATAGGTCTTGGTGTTAAAAAAGGTGACACAGTGGCTGTCTACTTGCCTATGATTCCAGAAGTAGTGGTCACGTTGATGGCAATCAACAGGATTGGTGCCATTCATTCTGTGGTATTTGCTGGTTTTAGTTCTGTCTCTCTTAGAGACCGGATTATAGATGCTGACTCCAGAATCGTCATAACCACCGACGAATCTAAGAGGGGTGGCAAAACCATCCAGACCAAAAAGATTGTTGACGATGCTCTGACTGGCTGCCCTGACGTTGAGCACGTTCTCGTGTACAAGAGAACTGGAAACAATCAGATTCCCTGGACTTTTGGAAGGGATTTGTGGTGGCATGAGGAATTGGCCAAGTACAAGAATTACTATCCTGCCACTCCAATGAACTCTGAAGATACGTTGTTTTTGCTCTATACATCCGGTTCTACTGGCAAGCCTAAAGGTGTTCAGCACACCACTGCTGGATATTTACTTGGTGCTATGCTGACCACCAAGTATGTGTTTGACGTTCATCCAGAGGACACCATATTCACTGCCGGTGATGTTGGCTGGATTACTGGCCACACATACTCTGTTTATGGCCCTCTTCTCAACGGTGCCACCACAGTTATTTTTGAAGGAACCCCAGCATATCCTTCGTTCTCTAGATATTGGGAAATCGTTGATAAATATCACGTGAATCAATTTTATGCCGCTCCAACTGCCTTGAGATTGCTCAAGAAGGCAGGTGAACAGCACatcaaagatttcaaaatgGATTCCTTACGTGTCTTGGGATCTGTGGGTGAGCCGATAGCTGAAGATATCTGGAATTGGTACAACAAGTATGTTGGCCGCGGGCAAGCACATATTTGTGACACCTACTTCTCCACGGAATCTGGCAGCCACATGATCGTTCCGTTGGCAGGAATCACTCCCATGAAGCCTGGTTCGGCCACCCTTcctttctttggatttcaACCAGCAATTGTTGATCCATTTACTGGagaggaattgaaggataaCGAGGTGGAAGGAGTGCTCTGCATGAAAACTTCTTGGCCCTCTATGGTTAGAACTATCTGGAAAGATTATAACAGATTTTTAGACACCTATTTGAGACCTTACCATGGCTTCTACTTTACAGGTGATGGTGCAGCAAGAGACAAAGACGGCTACTACTGGATTTTGGGCCGTGTTGACGATGTGGTTAACGTCTCAGGTCACAGATTGTCTACTGCTGAAATTGAGGCCGCTCTCCTAAAGCATCCTTTAGTCTCAGAGAATGCCGTTGTTGGTTACCCTAACGAATTAACAGGTTCCTCCATCGCCGCTTACGTTTCCTTGAAGACCATTCCAGAAGATATCAACTCAATTAAAAAGGAGTTGATAATGACAGTCCGCAGGGAAATTGGACCGTTTGCTGCTCCTAAACTGGTTTTATTGGTCGATGACTTACCAAAGACCAGATCCGGTAAGATTATGAGAAGAATCTTACGTAAGATATTGGCCGGAGAAGAGGATCAATTAGGGGACATCTCCACGCTAAGTAATCCAGGCGTTGTTGAGCAGTTGATTCATTTGGTTCATAGTACCTGA
- a CDS encoding uncharacterized protein (EggNog:ENOG41) translates to MSPISILLPIVSLLSCFISTACAKYIKTDSLLTCMQNSEFSSSYFEVIYYPANKSIYYQIDGTSSISGKVAASVELIVYGLNVYETTINLCDFDVDTICPLTAGHLDISGTYKIDSDDIPDIPAVAYGVPDLDAYVQVHIYKLNSSGKVTKTEVACLQATLTNGKTVQTKYAAWPIACISGFGLVVSSIFSLFGHSTTAWHIASNAASLFIYFQSLATIAMMGVAKVPPIAAAWAQNFMWTLGIVKVDFMQDMLYWYIQSTGGTVSSILTNQSVISIAVQKMVRRMARSLFKRAVTVATGSATDVLEDSNLYTTDEQNVGSKILVLRGIKRVAYLSGIEISNIFMTSMVYFLFVGFVMIILIGFFKALVEILFRTNCLHSPRFNWFRQHWVPIIKGLLFRLFHITFTQITLMCIWEFTRNDSAGCIAFAVIIALVSWALMCYATYRIFMAGRRSQREQGNPAYFLFGDAKFLSRFGFMYTQYKAGKYYWLPVLLFFLFVRALLIAVLQSHGKVCAVMIFAIELIYAAVVIWKRPFMDKRTTVFNIFIAVVNLVNSIIFLFFSNVFNNPQVVSSVAAIVFFILNAVFALILLIMIIVSCTLALVHRNPDSRYGPFKDDRAAFVAVPEDRKSKVEYELEELGAAAMRGHKSVSMLPEAGDPESKLATESSLTNNYSSSTNPFDVDGDAAYGNNNSSSNNNNNSNGQNEGSELHFTSGNAHNNGETGYSSNYNWNYDTGYNNNNSARTRANETASGSSGHLYNAQGFHKRSVI, encoded by the coding sequence ATGTCTCCGatctccattcttcttcccaTAGTGTCCCTTCTGTCATGTTTTATTTCCACTGCCTGTGCAAAATATATTAAAACTGATTCATTGCTTACTTGTATGCAGAACTCTGAATTTTCCAGTTCGTATTTTGAGGTTATTTATTATCCTGCCAACAAGTCCATCTACTACCAGATCGATGGTACATCTTCGATCTCCGGTAAAGTTGCTGCCTCCGTTGAACTTATTGTCTACGGTTTGAACGTTTATGAGACAACCATCAACCTTTGTGATTTCGACGTCGATACCATATGTCCTCTTACGGCTGGACACTTGGATATTTCTGGTACTTATAAGATTGATTCCGATGACATCCCTGATATCCCTGCTGTTGCCTATGGCGTTCCTGATTTGGATGCCTATGTTCAGGTCCACATCTACAAACTCAATAGCAGTGGAAAGGTTACAAAAACAGAGGTTGCCTGTCTTCAGGCCACCTTAACAAATGGTAAAACCGTTCAAACAAAGTACGCCGCTTGGCCTATTGCCTGTATTTCAGGTTTTGGTCTTGTAGTGTCGTCCATTTTCTCTCTATTCGGTCATTCCACTACTGCATGGCATATCGCATCAAATGCCGCTTCTTTGTTTATatattttcaaagtttGGCCACCATTGCTATGATGGGTGTTGCTAAAGTGCCCCCtattgctgctgcttgGGCTCAGAATTTCATGTGGACTTTAGGTATCGTCAAGGTTGATTTTATGCAGGATATGTTATATTGGTATATCCAGTCCACTGGTGGTACTGTCTCTTCTATTCTTACAAACCAGTCAGTTATTTCCATTGCTGTTCAGAAAATGGTTCGACGTATGGCTAGaagtcttttcaaaagagcCGTTACCGTTGCAACTGGTTCTGCTACTGATGTGTTAGAAGACTCTAATTTATACACCACTGATGAGCAAAATGTTGGTTCCAAGATTTTGGTTCTTCGAGGTATCAAGCGTGTGGCATACTTATCCGGAATCGAAATTTCAAACATATTCATGACCAGTATGGTTTATTTCTTGTTCGTGGGCTTTGTTATGATCATTCTCATCGGTTTTTTCAAAGCTCTCGTTGAAATTCTTTTCAGAACCAACTGTTTGCACAGTCCAAGATTCAATTGGTTTAGACAGCATTGGGTTCCCATCATTAAGGGTCTTTTGTTTCGTCTATTCCACATTACTTTTACCCAGATAACCTTGATGTGCATTTGGGAGTTCACTAGAAACGATTCTGCCGGTTGTATCGCCTTTGCAGTGATCATTGCACTTGTCAGTTGGGCATTGATGTGCTACGCAACCTATCGTATCTTCATGGCCGGACGTCGCTCGCAGAGGGAGCAAGGAAATCCCGCATACTTCCTCTTTGGTGATGCAAAGTTTTTAAGTCGGTTTGGATTCATGTATACCCAGTACAAAGCAGGAAAGTATTACTGGCTTCCAGTCTTGTTGTTCTTCCTATTTGTGCGTGCTTTACTCATAGCTGTCTTGCAATCGCATGGTAAGGTATGTGCTGTGATGATCTTTGCTATAGAGCTCATCTACGCCGCTGTGGTGATCTGGAAGAGACCTTTCATGGATAAGAGAACCACTGTGTTCAATATCTTTATTGCTGTCGTCAATCTCGTTAACTCGatcattttccttttcttttccaatgTTTTCAACAACCCACAGGTTGTTTCCTCCGTTGCAGCTattgtcttcttcattttaAACGCTGTGTTTGCCTTGATCTTACTCATCATGATTATTGTTTCATGCACATTAGCACTTGTTCACAGAAATCCTGATTCTAGATATGGACCTTTCAAGGACGACCGTGCAGCATTCGTTGCCGTGCCTGAGGATCGTAAAAGTAAAGTGGAGTATGAACTTGAGGAGCTCGGTGCTGCTGCCATGAGAGGTCATAAAAGTGTCAGTATGTTACCAGAAGCGGGTGATCCAGAATCTAAGTTGGCTACAGAGAGTAGTCTGACTAACAATTATAGTTCATCAACAAACCCATTTGATGTGGATGGGGATGCTGCGTACGGGAACAATAACAGCAGCAGtaacaacaacaacaacagcaatGGTCAGAATGAGGGTTCAGAGTTGCATTTTACCAGTGGAAATGCACATAATAATGGTGAAACTGGCTACTCCTCTAATTACAACTGGAATTACGATACTGGCTACAACAACAATAACAGTGCGAGGACTCGTGCAAACGAAACCGCTTCCGGCTCCTCCGGACATTTATACAACGCCCAAGGATTTCATAAGAGAAGTGTAATATGA
- a CDS encoding uncharacterized protein (EggNog:ENOG41), with translation MHDGPYYHITDPLTLSSIVYHETLPSGSAAESSTDTSGDSGLDTSGDSNTDTSGRQLFATSLVSCMDNSQIVPLYFDVVFDPNKKSIKYDISITTGVSGYIYAKVNVFAFGIDIIEEDINFCNIGWKQFCPVYPGSMEIESIQYLDSKYVDMIPGIAFTFPDLDATVRIILMDSDGNDVGCLQASFSNGKTVSHVAAKWATAVVAGIGLLVSSVLSLFGNSASASRLSAMSVAMFTYFQSVVIISMLKVQEIPPIAGAWSENLAWSMGLIEVPFMQKIFRWFVQASGGTPDQYLTSSSTSVLTQRSLEVGFESIKTGILGFLFPHLFGTSSSSSSNVNLFGRSDSSANGTLINQDDVQGSHYLKILRGIPRVGYKAGIEPSSIVCTGFTFFFVFLYLLIAVFFIFRLISVNTTKKRWFNRTVDDGYSWKPLLKGTLCRYIYIGFPQLVVLSLFEFTFIDSPAVVVIAALLIILAIGSMSWSCYRVIKWGNLSMKQHNNAAAILYGNSDVLTRYGFLYTMLDASRYWFCAVILLYGFVKYLFVALVQASGKTQAMACFIIDLGYTIFMGITMPYLDKPTNIMSIVTNVVVTVNSFLFTFFSGLYNAPPAVASIMGLVFFILNAAFSLLLLLYILFFAGLVIFSKNPDSKFSPAKDDRASFRKKHESLYNGPDGAQELMDLGQVARGHDTNWASEMYKLKNIVDSSNSGSEIKDESNEMAVDDEDGNTATIGQKIKDTLTRGKSLLSRKGTLKKKNNAGLAVGTAGAGRAVMDSNSNKSIGHDTVGELEPPRRFKRSGSGHVSIPGSQSDLETHHHMISIDGSASVDTSLYANEATQPANIYKNDGPSYNYL, from the exons ATGCACGA TGGGCCTTATTATCATATCACTGACCCCCTTACGTTATCGTCTATCGTATACCATGAAACTCTTCCATCTG GATCAGCAGCAGAAAGCAGTACGGATACAAGTGGAGACTCTGGTCTAGACACAAGTGGAGACTCCAATACGGATACAAGTGGTCGTCAGTTATTTGCTACTTCTTTAGTGTCATGTATGGATAATTCGCAAATTGTGCCTCTTTACTTCGATGTGGTGTTTGACCCTAACAAAAAATCTATCAAATACGATATTTCTATCACTACCGGTGTCTCTGGTTACATTTACGCCAAGGTCAACGTTTTTGCCTTTGGTATCGATATCATCGAAGAAGACATCAACTTTTGCAATATTGGCTGGAAACAGTTCTGTCCTGTTTACCCTGGATCAATGGAGATCGAGTCCATTCAGTATCTTGATTCAAAGTATGTTGACATGATTCCTGGAATCGCATTCACTTTCCCTGATTTGGACGCTACGGTTAGAATAATATTGATGGACTCTGATGGCAACGATGTTGGCTGTCTTCAAGCATCTTTCTCCAATGGTAAAACCGTGTCTCATGTAGCTGCAAAGTGGGCAACTGCTGTGGTTGCTGGCATTGGTCTTTTGGTGTCCAGTGTTCTTTCCTTGTTTGGAAATTCTGCCTCTGCTTCACGTTTGTCTGCCATGTCTGTTGCCATGTTCACATATTTTCAAAGCGTCGTTATCATTTCTATGCTCAAGGTTCAAGAAATTCCTCCTATTGCAGGTGCATGGTCTGAGAATTTGGCTTGGTCCATGGGTCTTATCGAGGTTCCTTTCATGCAAAAGATCTTCCGTTGGTTTGTTCAAGCTTCTGGTGGCACACCAGATCAGTATTTGACATCTTCTAGTACTTCTGTTCTTACCCAAAGGTCTTTGGAGGTCGGTTTCGAGTCTATCAAAACAGGAATTCTTGGATTCTTATTTCCTCACCTTTTCggaacatcttcatcttcctcttcgaACGTCAACTTGTTCGGCCGCTCTGACTCAAGTGCAAATGGTACATTAATCAATCAAGATGATGTCCAAGGTAGCCATTACTTGAAAATTTTAAGAGGTATTCCGAGGGTTGGCTACAAGGCGGGAATTgaaccttcttctattGTCTGTACTGgtttcaccttcttcttcgtcttcttgTATTTGCTTATTGCTGTTTTTTTCATATTCAGACTTATAAGCGTGAATAccaccaagaagagatggtTCAACAGAACTGTAGACGACGGGTATTCTTGGAAACCTTTGTTAAAGGGCACTTTGTGCCGATACATTTATATCGGCTTTCCTCAGTTGGTGGTCCTTTCACTCTTTGAGTTTACATTCATTGATTCTCCTGCAGTTGTCGTTATTGCCGCGCTTCTTATTATTTTGGCAATTGGTTCCATGTCATGGAGCTGTTACCGTGTGATTAAATGGGGTAACCTCTCCATGAAACAACATAATAATGCTGCTGCCATCTTGTACGGCAATTCGGACGTTTTGACCAGATATGGATTTCTGTACACGATGCTTGATGCTTCAAGATATTGGTTCTGTGCTGTGATTCTTCTCTACGGGTTTGTCAAGTATCTTTTCGTGGCATTGGTACAGGCATCCGGAAAGACCCAAGCAATGGCATGCTTTATCATTGATTTAGGCTACACTATATTCATGGGAATTACGATGCCATACCTTGATAAACCGACTAACATTATGAGTATTGTGACTAACGTGGTTGTGACAGTCAActcatttcttttcacaTTCTTCTCAGGATTGTACAATGCACCACCGGCAGTTGCTTCCATTATGGGTCTTGTgtttttcatcttgaatGCCGCTTTCAGTCTCTTGTTGTTACTTTACATTCTATTCTTTGCCGGATTGGTGATATTTTCGAAGAACCCAGATTCTAAATTCTCTCCTGCTAAAGATGATAGAGCATCtttcagaaagaagcacGAGTCATTATACAATGGACCTGATGGAGCACAGGAGTTAATGGATCTAGGGCAGGTGGCAAGAGGCCACGATACCAACTGGGCCTCTGAAATGtacaagttgaagaatataGTGGATTCATCGAATTCAGGTTCCGAAATCAAGGATGAAAGTAACGAAATGGcagttgatgatgaggatggaAATACGGCCACAATAGGCCAAAAAATTAAAGATACCCTCACTCGTGGCAAGTCGCTACTTTCACGTAAAGGTAcgttgaaaaagaagaataacGCAGGATTGGCTGTTGGTACCGCTGGTGCTGGAAGGGCGGTCATGGACTCTAACAGTAATAAGTCAATCGGACATGATACCGTTGGTGAACTGGAACCGCCACGTCGTTTTAAAAGATCGGGATCAGGTCATGTATCGATTCCTGGAAGCCAAAGTGATCTGGAAACACATCATCATATGATTAGTATTGATGGCAGCGCCTCTGTGGATACAAGTTTGTATGCAAACGAGGCCACACAGCCGGCAAACATCTATAAAAATGATGGTCCAAGTTATAACTATCTGTGA
- the ACS1_1 gene encoding acetyl-CoA synthetase, with product MPEKQLENEHLMHEDKIPVPQGFLDRHPSKPWLSSFDEYKSMYKESIEEPSKFFGKMAKENLSWFKEFTVAKVPEAPQLRDNNGEPSAWFVDGQLNACYNCVDRWAIKDPKKPAIVYEADEPNQGRIVTYGELLKETCKLAQVLTNAGVKKGDTVAVYMPMIPEAVVTLMAIARIGAVHSVVFAGFSSASLRDRIRDADSRVVITTDESKRGGKTIQTKKIVDDALTGCPDVKNVIVFRRTGNNQIPWKFGRDLWWHEELAKFPSYSPPEPVNAEDTLFLLYTSGSTGKPKGIQHTTAGYLLGAMLTTKYVFDVHPEDTLFTAGDVGWITGHSYVVYGPLCNGATTVVFEGTPNYPSYSRYWEIVDKYKVTQFYVAPTALRLLKRAGESYIKDFKLDSLRVLGSVGEPIAADVWEWYNDYIGRRKAHICDTYWQTESGSHLICPLAGITPTKPGSASLPFFGIEPSIVDPVTGEEQKGSRVEGVLCIKTSWPSMARTIWHDYNRFLDTYLRPYHGIYFSGDGAARDEDGFYWILGRVDDVVNVSGHRLSTAEIEAAIIEHPLVSESAVVGYPNELTGSAVAAFVSLKNKKVDDETAVKKDLILAVRKEIGPFAAPKLVLLVDDLPKTRSGKIMRRILRKILAGEEDQLGDVSTLSNPDVVDHLIHVVKQVK from the coding sequence ATGCCTGAAAAACAGCTTGAGAATGAGCATTTAATGCACGAAGATAAGATCCCTGTTCCTCAGGGTTTCCTTGACAGACATCCATCCAAACCATGGTTGTCCTCTTTTGACGAGTACAAATCCATGTATAAGGAGTCAATTGAGGAACCATCCAAATTTTTTGGCAAGATGGCCAAAGAGAATTTGTCCTGGTTCAAGGAGTTTACTGTGGCCAAAGTTCCCGAAGCCCCGCAATTGAGGGATAACAACGGTGAACCTTCTGCTTGGTTTGTTGATGGCCAGTTGAATGCTTGCTACAATTGTGTTGACCGCTGGGCTATCAAAGATCCGAAGAAACCTGCAATTGTCTACGAAGCTGACGAGCCTAACCAGGGCAGAATTGTCACCTACGGAGAATTACTCAAAGAGACCTGTAAGTTGGCACAGGTTTTGACGAATGCCGGTGTTAAAAAGGGGGACACCGTGGCGGTTTATATGCCTATGATCCCTGAGGCCGTGGTTACTTTGATGGCTATCGCAAGAATTGGCGCAGTTCACTCTGTTGTTTTTGCAGGCTTCAGTTCTGCCTCTTTGAGGGATAGAATCAGAGACGCTGACTCGAGAGTCGTCATAACTACCGACGAGTCTAAGAGAGGCGGCAAGACCATCCAGACCAAAAAGATTGTTGACGACGCATTGACCGGATGTCCTGATGTTAAAAACGTTATCGTGTTCAGAAGAACTGGTAACAACCAAATCCCTTGGAAGTTTGGTAGAGATTTGTGGTGGCATGAGGAGTTGGCCAAGTTCCCATCATACTCTCCACCTGAACCTGTCAACGCAGAAGATACTTTGTTTTTGCTCTATACCTCTGGTTCAACAGGAAAGCCAAAGGGAATTCAGCATACCACTGCTGGATACTTGCTTGGTGCTATGTTGACCACTAAGTATGTGTTTGACGTCCATCCAGAGGACACCCTATTCACTGCCGGTGATGTCGGTTGGATCACAGGCCACTCGTATGTGGTTTATGGTCCTTTGTGCAATGGTGCAACTACCGTTGTCTTCGAGGGTACTCCAAACTATCCATCGTACTCTAGATACTGGGAAATTGTTGACAAGTACAAGGTGACCCAGTTCTACGTGGCTCCAACTGCTTTGAGACTGTTGAAAAGAGCTGGAGAGTCATACATCAAGGATTTCAAATTGGATTCTTTGAGAGTTTTGGGTTCTGTGGGTGAGCCAATTGCTGCAGATGTTTGGGAATGGTACAACGACTACATTGGTCGTAGAAAGGCACATATATGTGATACTTACTGGCAAACGGAGTCGGGATCTCATTTGATCTGTCCATTGGCTGGTATTACTCCTACCAAACCCGGTTCGGCCTCATTGCCATTCTTTGGTATCGAACCATCCATTGTGGACCCGGTTACTGGAGAAGAGCAGAAGGGTTCCCGCGTGGAAGGTGTGTTATGCATCAAAACTTCGTGGCCATCAATGGCTAGGACTATCTGGCACGACTACAACAGGTTCTTGGATACCTACTTGAGACCATATCATGGCATCTATTTTTCGGGTGACGGTGCTGCTAGAGACGAAGACGGTTTCTACTGGATTTTAGGTAGAGTGGATGATGTTGTGAATGTTTCTGGCCACAGATTATCCACCGCCGAAATCGAGGCCGCCATCATTGAACATCCTCTGGTGTCAGAGAGTGCCGTGGTTGGATATCCAAACGAATTGACAGGATCTGCCGTTGCTGcctttgtttctttgaaaaataaaaaggtGGACGACGAGACTGCTGTCAAAAAGGATCTCATTTTGGCGGTGAGAAAGGAGATCGGACCATTTGCTGCTCCTAAACTGGTGTTATTGGTTGACGACTTGCCAAAGACGAGATCCGGTAAGATTATGAGAAGAATTTTACGTAAGATCTTGGCCGGAGAAGAGGATCAATTAGGCGATGTCTCTACGTTGAGCAACCCCGATGTTGTCGACCACTTGATCCATGTTGTTAAGCAGGTTAAATAA